The DNA segment TGATCACTCCCCATCAGAGGGTTTGCAGATACTCGGCAATCACCGGCCCGAATCGTTCCCCATCCACCAAAAAGGCATCGTGACCCTGGATGGAAGGCAGATCAAAATAAGCAGTACTGATTCCCGATCCTTCCAGGCGTTGAGCCAGCTCCTTTTGCTGGTGCTGGGGAAAGAGAATATCACTATCAACCCCCACCACCGCCGCGGAGTCCAGATAGGACAAGGCGGCGAAGGGGTCTGCTCCCGATCCTGCATGATCGTCCACGTCAAACAGATCCATGGCTCGAGAGAGATAAATGTAGCAGTTGGGATCAAACCCGCCCACAAAGCGATCCGCCTGGGCCTCCAGATAAGACTCGATCTGAAAACGGGGCCCGAAGCCAGGGTCCGGTTCGGCCAGCTGCTCACGGCCAAAGCGCTCCGCCCATTCTTCCGGGGAGCGGTAGGAAATCATGCCCAGCTTGCGAGCCTGTCGCATACCGGTGACCGGCGGGGCATCCACCGGATATTCACCCCCCTGCCAGGCAGGATCGTTGCGAATCATCTCCCGCTGCAGGGAGCGCACGGCAATGGCAAAGGGCAAGGCCCGGGGCGCGGACGAGATACTCAGCAAATGCCGGGCCCTGCCGGGATAGCGGAGCAGGAAGGCCAGCGCCGTCATCCCTCCCAGGGAAGGACCGATCACGCCATGGATCCGGGAAAAGCCCAGATCATCCAGGGCCTGAGCGGCGGCCCCGGCGATGTCCTCCACCCGCAGTTCCGGAAAGTCCAGGCGCCAGCGGTGGCCCGTGACCGGGTTCTCGCTGGCCGGGCCAGTTGAGCCGAAACAACTGCCCAGGGAGTTGAAACAGATCACATGGAAACGGCGGGTATCAATGGGGCGACCGGGCCCGATCATGGCTTCCCACCAGCCCGGCTCCGGATCAGCCGCCGAAGAAGCCGCATGGGCGCTGGGAGACAGGCCGGTAAACAGCAACAAGGTATTCTCGCCGTTATTGCGGGGCTCACCCCAGCTTTCATAGACCAGCCGCACGCCTGTCAGGCGGTCTCCGCACCAAGTGGTCAATGGTTGGGAAAGATCAATAATCTTGGAGGCTGGCAGCTTGTTCACGGGCTATGGCTCAGTCCTGAACAGAATGACAAATGGCATATGGGCCGGTGATGACAGCCGCCGTCACCTGGCCAACAAGCTGGCGCCGACACCGCAATCACCCCCATTTCGATCACCACATTGTCCGTGAACCCCGCTCATATTGCCAGCCCGGCACCGTCTTCCAATCACATTGACCCCGACATCTTACCGCCAATAGACGACGTGCCCCATAAGCCACGGAAGACGACTACTCTAAAGGTAGTGGCCCGGCGATACGCCCCTTGAATCAGCACGATATCGTCCCGAGGGTCACAGTAGACCGCGCCATAGGGCCCGTTTCCTGCGGTGACCTGACAGGAGGTGTCACCATGACCATTGAATTCAAAAAAGGCGATGCGCTGCTCATTGTGGATGTTCAGAATGACTTTTGCCCGGGTGGTGCCCTGGAAGTGCCCGATGGCGACACGGTTATTGCGCCCCTGAATCAAGCCATCGAGGCAGCCAGGCAGACGGACACCCCGGTGATCGCCTCGCGGGACTGGCATCCCGAGGGGCATTGCAGCTTCGAGGCCCAGGGCGGTCCGTGGCCGGAGCATTGTGTTCAGGACAGCTTCGGTGCCGCCTTTCATCCGGATCTGCGCCTGCCCGCCGATGTGGAAATCATCTCCAAGGGCCAGTCCCTGGATCGGGATCAGTATTCAGCCCTGGACGACACCGGCCTGGGGCAACAGCTCCGGAATCGCGGGATCAAGCGCTTGTGGATTGGCGGGCTGGCGCAAGACGTCTGCGTCCACGCCACGGTTCTGGATGCTCTGTCCCAGGGTTTCGAGGTGAAATTGCTGGCCTCGGCGACCCGTCCCGTCGACCCCGACAAAGGGGACGCCGTTATGGACGAGATGCGGGAGAAGGGCGCAGAAACAGTCTAAACAAACGCCGAGGAGCAGAAAATGGCATCCACCGGAGTGATTCCGGGCAGGCAGCCATCGTGGCTGTTAACCGACCTTTATCAGCTGAGCATGAGCTCGGTTTACCATGCCGAAGACATGGACCGGGAAGCCGTGTTTGAGCTCTTCTTTCGGGCCCTGCCCTCATCACGGAACTTCGTCCTCGCGGTAGGTCAACAGGACTGCCTGGAAGCCATGAGCCGGTTTCAGTTCGGCGCGGACGAGATTGACTGGCTTCGGAGTCTGGAGCGTTTCCCGGAGGACTTCCTTCAGATGCTCTCCCGGCTTCGTTTCACCGGGGATGTTTATGCTGTGCCCGAGGGCAGTGTGGTCTTTCCATTTGAGCCGGTCATCCAGATTCGAGCCCCCTTGATCCAGGCCCAGCTGATGGAAACCCTGTTGCTGAATCGGATCCATGCCCAGAGCGTGATCGCCAGCAAGGCCGC comes from the Natronospira proteinivora genome and includes:
- the metX gene encoding homoserine O-acetyltransferase MetX yields the protein MNKLPASKIIDLSQPLTTWCGDRLTGVRLVYESWGEPRNNGENTLLLFTGLSPSAHAASSAADPEPGWWEAMIGPGRPIDTRRFHVICFNSLGSCFGSTGPASENPVTGHRWRLDFPELRVEDIAGAAAQALDDLGFSRIHGVIGPSLGGMTALAFLLRYPGRARHLLSISSAPRALPFAIAVRSLQREMIRNDPAWQGGEYPVDAPPVTGMRQARKLGMISYRSPEEWAERFGREQLAEPDPGFGPRFQIESYLEAQADRFVGGFDPNCYIYLSRAMDLFDVDDHAGSGADPFAALSYLDSAAVVGVDSDILFPQHQQKELAQRLEGSGISTAYFDLPSIQGHDAFLVDGERFGPVIAEYLQTL
- a CDS encoding nicotinamidase — translated: MTIEFKKGDALLIVDVQNDFCPGGALEVPDGDTVIAPLNQAIEAARQTDTPVIASRDWHPEGHCSFEAQGGPWPEHCVQDSFGAAFHPDLRLPADVEIISKGQSLDRDQYSALDDTGLGQQLRNRGIKRLWIGGLAQDVCVHATVLDALSQGFEVKLLASATRPVDPDKGDAVMDEMREKGAETV